One segment of Anastrepha obliqua isolate idAnaObli1 chromosome 3, idAnaObli1_1.0, whole genome shotgun sequence DNA contains the following:
- the LOC129241548 gene encoding ATP-dependent RNA helicase DDX42, translated as MSNYRGIGGGGFPYKVNQNRNAGASMNAVPPPLSLNSRGHQRGGASVRGAAGFLGATKHGYTSLDSVSQFTASQNFVGKRKAHTEDEYFDDDEDQTPERAYIPAPGSPGYVQNNKADSESDEDPLDQFMAGIEQQVQKEKVRKEHAVVSPVEELAGTRNTKGVRGDIDDEDDEESYYRYMEENPNAGLRDDGSDVEIDYDEDGNPIAPPKKKDIDPLPPIYHSEIEYEPFEKNFYTPHEEIANLSEEQVRELRKTLGVKVTGPEPPKPVSSFAHFGFDESLMKAIRRAEYTQPTPIQAQAVPTALAGRDIIGIAKTGSGKTAAFVWPMLVHIMDQRELRQGDGPIGLILAPTRELSLQIYNEAKKFGKVYNINVVCCYGGGSKWEQSKALEQGAEIVVATPGRMIDMVKIKATNLRRVTFLVLDEADRMFHMGFEPQVRSICNHVRPDRQTLLFSATFKKRIERLARDVLTDPVRIVQGDLNEANQDITQYVYVFPNPLQKWNWLLCHLVKFLSEGSVLVFVTKKADAETAANNLMLKEYNCLLLHGDLDQADRNKVITQFKKKECDILVATDVAARGLDIPHIRNVINYDIARDIDTHTHRIGRTGRAGEKGTAYTLVTDKDKEFAGHLVRNLEGADQKVPDDLMELAMKSSWFRSSRFKQGKGKKIAIGGTGLGYRERSGANSSSIKSNSSNENSSFASISKSLSAAGPATDRYAAMREAYKAQYMSQFRASSDRTWEKTVPETGVFAAPAPILPASQPTSSGAGGADESGKPRKKKSRWD; from the exons ATGAGTAATTACCGAGGCATTGGCGGTGGTGGTTTTCCATATAAAGTTAACCAAAATCGTAATGCCGGTGCATCTATGAATGCTGTGCCGCCACCATTATCGCTCAATAGTCGTGGACATCAACGGGGTGGTGCCAGCGTTCGCGGTGCCGCAGGCTTCTTAGGGGCTACCAAGCACGGATATACATCACTGGACTCAGTAAGCCAATTTACTGCATCCCAGAATTTTGTCGGCAAACGGAAAGCTCATACTGAAGATGAATATTTTGATGATGACGAGGACCAAACACCTGAGCGTGCGTACATTCCAGCTCCTGGTTCACCGGGATATGTACAGAATAACAAGGCAGATAGCGAATCTGATGAAGATCCCCTTGATCAATTTATGGCCGGCATTGAACAGCAAGTGCAAAAGGAAAAAGTGCGCAAAGAGCATGCTGTTGTTTCGCCAGTGGAAGAGCTTGCCGGCACTAGGAACACAAAAGGTGTTCGTGGAGATATAGACGATGAAGATGACGAGGAAAGTTATTatcgttatatggaagaaaatccCAATGCCGGTCTAAGAGACGATGGTTCTGATGTTGAAATAGACTATGACGAAGACGGTAATCCAATAGCACCTCCCAAGAAGAAAGATATTGATCCTCTACCTCCAATATACCACTCTGAGATTGAATATGAACCTTTCGAAAAGAACTTCTATACACCACATGAGGAAATTGCAAACCTCTCGGAAGAGCAGGTGCGGGAATTGCGCAAAACGCTTGGCGTAAAAGTAACTGGACCGGAACCACCAAAGCCAGTGTCCTCGTTTGCGCATTTCGGATTCGACGAGAGTCTAATGAAAGCAATACGTCGAGCTGAATATACCCAACCAACACCTATACAAGCACAGGCGGTACCAACGGCACTTGCTGGACGAGATATTATAGGTATTGCAAAGACAGGTTCGGGTAAAACAGCAGCCTTTGTCTGGCCAATGCTTGTACACATAATGGATCAGCGGGAATTACGGCAAGGCGATGGACCCATTGGACTGATTTTAGCGCCGACGCGTGAGCTGTCCCTGCAAATATACAATGAAGCTAAGAAGTTTGGCAAAGTATATAACATTAACGTAGTATGTTGCTACGGAGGTGGTTCGAAATGGGAACAGAGTAAAGCACTTGAGCAGGGTGCAGAGATTGTAGTGGCCACTCCAGGTAGAATGATCGACATGGTAAAGATTAAAGCAACGAATTTGCGGAGGGTAACGTTTTTAGTTCTTGACGAGGCAGATCGCATGTTCCACATGGGCTTTGAGCCACAG GTGCGCTCTATTTGTAATCATGTGCGTCCCGATCGTCAAACTCTGCTCTTCTCTGCCACTTTCAAAAAGCGTATCGAACGGTTGGCGCGTGATGTGCTTACAGATCCAGTGCGCATCGTGCAAGGTGACCTAAATGAAGCCAATCAAGATATTACTCAATATGTTTATGTATTTCCCAATCCACTTCAAAAGTGGAACTGGCTACTTTGTCATTTGGTAAAATTCCTTTCCGAAGGCAGTGTGTTGGTGTTTGTTACGAAAAAAGCTGATGCCGAGACCGCGGCAAATAACCTCATGCTAAAAGAGTACAATTGTTTACTTCTACATGGCGACTTAGATCAGGCTGATCGTAATAAGGTCATAACACAATTTAAGAAGAAGGAATGCGATATACTAGTAGCCACGGATGTGGCTGCGCGTGGTCTTGATATACCACATATTCGCAACGTTATAAATTATGATATCGCACGCGATATTGATACTCATACACATCGCATAGGTCGAACTGGGCGCGCCGGTGAAAAGGGTACTGCATATACTCTGGTCACGGATAAGGACAAAGAATTTGCCGGCCATTTGGTGCGCAACTTAGAAGGTGCCGATCAGAAAGTACCCGATGATTTAATGGAATTGGCAATGAAGAGTTCATGGTTTCGAAGTTCGCGTTTCAAACAGGGGAAGggcaaaaaaattgccattGGTGGTACCGGTTTGGGCTATCGTGAACGCAGTGGAGCTAATAGTAGCAGTATAAAGTCAAATTCATCAAACGAAAACTCATCGTTTGCATCGATAAGCAAATCTCTATCAGCTGCTGGTCCAGCAACCGATCGTTATGCGGCTATGCGCGAAGCATACAAGGCCCAATACATGTCCCAATTTCGCGCCTCCAGTGATCGCACCTGGGAGAAAACAGTGCCAGAGACCGGCGTGTTTGCGGCGCCCGCACCTATATTGCCAGCATCACAGCCAACATCCAGTGGAGCAGGTGGCGCCGACGAAAGTGGCAAACCACGAAAGAAGAAGAGTCGTTGGGATTAG
- the LOC129240213 gene encoding zinc finger MIZ domain-containing protein 2 isoform X2 yields the protein MNAGAGSSRAPASGSQISPQLPDVQTQQQQQQVQQQQQQQQHIQQQQQSAQQNNTYGNYPTVYNTPTQNGIAPIGTYSMGELDTLRTLKNTFGPNSEFTTTGYGNYSNMVTANGGGLQQQQQMDNMSGMGSGYGQMSANQMHGGNVQNLYLNGNIGAAGSGSPSATNMNSTGGIGGGSQVASNPNVGMNAASNMQMGHVNAYNGGGGGGGPSGNPSVAPSRHQMNPMNQMQNMTMGAGPQLTPQQQQQAMNGLGPMAKMQGMANGGYARRSAPYPTPQMHAVQKRGNYASMGNPSLQNVPQQMSMQHYGPQMHPQAGGGVPVPMQAGAYGRGGPMVGYARANAMAPVGMGPGGGMGPSGMGPGSMGPGGMGPGGMCPSSMGPGGMGPGGMGPGGMGPGGVSAMQRGMPQGPGAYSAAMAHQQNQYYPGVNGGGGGGGMGPAGPGSLTNTGAMYQNQGFQQNYQHSPVPGNPTPPLTPACSVPYISPNPDIKPIMDNCDEMRLTFPVRDGIILPPFRLLHNLSVSNHVFHLKQNVYNTLMCRSDLELQLKCFHQDDRQMNTNWPHTVTVSANATPLTIERSEKTGQALRPLYLKAVCQPGRNTLQLTASSCCCSHLFVLQLVHRPSVRHVLQSLHKRNCLPVDHCVAKIKRNFMVCATTSVPLETGAGNMEATKCTKISLKCPIMKSRIRMPARGHECKHIQCFDLEAYLLMNCERGAWRCPECNKPALTESLEIDQYIWVILDKLSGTDVDEVIIDSSGNWRAAQGMHQGSPLSAMSTQMPSPMSGQMVGQVPGQMPGQMVGQTPNQMGGQMAGQIGPQMPGQIGAQMPGQMGGQMQGQIGQMGSQMPGQMSSQMGNQMPSQMGGQLVGQMAGQMGGPSVPSIKQENTFDDQSKVMSPWDNSQAMSPYMQHDMNAGTPNVPGAGQIRSPFDMYSGGDVGVTDQHTSDTGNSLDQLNAMEKSLTDQMPHTPHTPMHPMTPGGPPSVSSAHNEPSTPNANISNSSPQTPGTPGQPGGPASNRGAASESHQQQHQQQQHTQQSVQQSQQEQIINSLINSQPNGLSNLNETDLNAELNMDNNDGAGDLNLLPDVDPMEILSYLDPQPDLNTPPSSGSSNNNNNDDILSTLFD from the exons ATGAACGCCGGCGCCGGCTCCTCGAGGGCGCCAGCCTCCGGGAGCCAAATATCACCACAACTACCCGACGTACAaacgcaacaacagcagcagcaagtacaacaacagcagcagcagcagcaacacattcaacagcagcaacaatccGCTCAGCAGAACAACACATACGGCAACTATCCCACCGTATATAATACGCCCACACAGAATGGCATCGCACCCATCGGCACATATTCCATGGGCGAGCTAGACACTTTGCGCACACTAAAGAATACATTCGGCCCAAATTCCGAATTCACAACAACCGGCTACGGCAACTATAGTAATATGGTCACGGCTAACGGTGGTGGtctgcagcagcaacaacagatgGATAATATGAGTGGAATGGGCAGTGGATATGGGCAG atgagtgccaatcaaatgcatGGTGGCAACGTGCAGAACCTTTACTTGAATGGCAACATCGGCGCTGCTGGCAGTGGCAGCCCAAGTGCCACCAATATGAATAGCACGGGTGGCATTGGTGGTGGCTCTCAAGTGGCCAGTAATCCAAATGTTGGCATGAATGCCGCTTCCAACATGCAAATGGGTCATGTGAATGCGTATAAtggcggtggcggtggtggtggtccCAGCGGCAATCCCAGTGTTGCGCCATCTCGGCATCaa ATGAATCCTATGAACCAGATGCAGAATATGACTATGGGTGCCGGCCCACAGCTTACAccccaacagcaacaacaggcaATGAACGGCCTTGGCCCTATGGCCAAGATGCAAGGCATGGCGAATGGCGGTTATGCACGTCGTAGTGCGCCATATCCCACGCCACAGATGCATGCGGTGCAGAAACGCGGCAATTACGCTTCCATGGGCAATCCGTCATTACAGAATGTTCCTCAGCAAATGAGCATGCAACATTATGGTCCACAGATGCACCCGCAAGCTGGTGGCGGTGTACCGGTGCCTATGCAAGCGGGCGCCTATGGCCGTGGCGGCCCAATGGTCGGCTATGCCAGAGCTAATGCTATGGCTCCGGTCGGCATGGGTCCGGGCGGCGGTATGGGACCCAGCGGTATGGGTCCTGGTAGTATGGGTCCAGGCGGCATGGGTCCTGGTGGCATGTGTCCAAGTAGTATGGGTCCTGGTGGTATGGGTCCAGGAGGTATGGGACCTGGTGGTATGGGCCCTGGTGGTGTGAGTGCAATGCAACGTGGTATGCCACAGGGTCCAGGAGCTTACAGTGCCGCAATGGCGCATCAACAAAATCAATATTATCCAGGCGTAAatggtggtggcggtggtggtggcaTGGGTCCGGCTGGTCCGGGTTCCTTAACGAACACCGGTGCGATGTACCAGAATCAAGG TTTCCAGCAAAATTACCAACACAGCCCAGTTCCTGGTAATCCAACGCCGCCATTAACACCTGCCTGCAGCGTTCCATACATCAGTCCGAATCCAGACATCAAACCAATTATGGACAACT GTGATGAGATGCGACTGACATTCCCAGTACGTGATGGCATCATACTTCCACCGTTCCGCTTGCTGCACAATCTCTCCGTCAGCAATCACgtatttcacttaaagcagaaTGTCTACAATACGCTCATGTGTCG CTCCGATCTTGAGCTGCAGTTGAAATGCTTCCACCAAGATGACCGGCAGATGAACACAAATTGGCCGCATACAGTAACGGTATCAGCCAATGCCACACCTCTCACGATCGAACGCTCCGAGAAAACGGGTCAAGCATTGCGACCGCTATATTTGAAAGCGGTGTGTCAACCCGGACGCAATACTCTGCAACTTACCGCTAGTTCCTGCTGTTGT TCCCACTTGTTCGTGCTGCAGCTAGTCCATCGACCCTCCGTGCGGCATGTTTTGCAGAGTCTGCACAAACGCAACTGTTTACCCGTGGACCATTGTGTTGCCAAAATCAAACGCAATTTCATGGTATGTGCAACAACCAGcgttccactagaaaccggtgcTGGCAATATGGAAGCAACCAAGTGCACCAAGATCTCATTGAAATGCCCGATCATGAAGTCTCGAATACGAATGCCTGCGCGAGGGCACGAATGCAAGCACATCCAGTGTTTCGATCTGGAAGCATATCTGCTTATGAATTGCGAACGTGGCGCCTGGCGGTGTCCAGAATGCAA CAAACCTGCGCTGACTGAAAGCCTAGAAATCGATCAGTATATCTGGGTAATTTTGGATAAACTGAGTGGCACAGATGTAGATGAGGTAATCATCGATTCGAGCGGTAATTGGCGTGCGGCGCAAGGTATGCATCAAGGCTCACCGCTTAGCGCGATGTCTACACAAATGCCCAGTCCAATGTCGGGACAAATGGTGGGTCAAGTGCCAGGACAGATGCCAGGTCAAATGGTCGGTCAAACACCGAATCAAATGGGCGGACAGATGGCGGGGCAAATTGGTCCACAAATGCCAGGCCAAATTGGGGCACAGATGCCAGGACAAATGGGAGGTCAGATGCAGGGTCAGATAGGCCAGATGGGAAGTCAGATGCCAGGGCAAATGTCAAGTCAAATGGGTAATCAAATGCCAAGCCAAATGGGTGGCCAGCTGGTAGGACAAATGGCCGGTCAGATGGGAGGTCCCAGTGTGCCGAGTATTAAACAGGAAAACACCTTCGACGATCAATCAAAAGTGATGTCACCATGGGACAACTCGCAGGCGATGAGTCCCTACATGCAACATGACATGAATGCAGGCACGCCTAATGTACCTGGCGCTGGCCAAAT TCGCAGTCCATTTGATATGTATAGTGGTGGAGATGTGGGCGTTACTGACCAGCATACAAGTGATACTGGCAATTCTCTTGACCAGCTTAACGCCATGGAAAAGAGCTTAACAGATCAG ATGCCACACACGCCGCACACACCAATGCATCCGATGACACCCGGTGGTCCGCCAAGTGTAAGTTCGGCCCATAATGAACCCTCAACACCTAATGCGAATATTTCGAACTCCTCACCACAAACACCTGGCACACCCGGACAACCCGGCGGGCCAGCATCCAATCGAGGTGCTGCGAGTGAATCacatcagcagcagcaccaacaacaacagcatacaCAACAGTCAGTCCAGCAATCGCAGCAAGAGCAAATCATAAATTCGCTAATAAACTCCCAGCCCAATGGCCTGTCGAATCTCAATGAAACGGATTTGAATGCGGAATTGAATATGGACAACAATGATGGTGCTGGGGATTTGAAT CTTCTACCAGATGTTGATCCCATGGAAATTCTTTCATACTTGGACCCGCAACCAGATCTGAATACGCCCCCATCTAGCGGctccagcaacaacaacaataatgacgATATACTTTCAACACTATTCGATTGA
- the LOC129240213 gene encoding zinc finger MIZ domain-containing protein 2 isoform X1 — protein MQLIVDKIPMFSKQTTKRNSKKKNDEMNAGAGSSRAPASGSQISPQLPDVQTQQQQQQVQQQQQQQQHIQQQQQSAQQNNTYGNYPTVYNTPTQNGIAPIGTYSMGELDTLRTLKNTFGPNSEFTTTGYGNYSNMVTANGGGLQQQQQMDNMSGMGSGYGQMSANQMHGGNVQNLYLNGNIGAAGSGSPSATNMNSTGGIGGGSQVASNPNVGMNAASNMQMGHVNAYNGGGGGGGPSGNPSVAPSRHQMNPMNQMQNMTMGAGPQLTPQQQQQAMNGLGPMAKMQGMANGGYARRSAPYPTPQMHAVQKRGNYASMGNPSLQNVPQQMSMQHYGPQMHPQAGGGVPVPMQAGAYGRGGPMVGYARANAMAPVGMGPGGGMGPSGMGPGSMGPGGMGPGGMCPSSMGPGGMGPGGMGPGGMGPGGVSAMQRGMPQGPGAYSAAMAHQQNQYYPGVNGGGGGGGMGPAGPGSLTNTGAMYQNQGFQQNYQHSPVPGNPTPPLTPACSVPYISPNPDIKPIMDNCDEMRLTFPVRDGIILPPFRLLHNLSVSNHVFHLKQNVYNTLMCRSDLELQLKCFHQDDRQMNTNWPHTVTVSANATPLTIERSEKTGQALRPLYLKAVCQPGRNTLQLTASSCCCSHLFVLQLVHRPSVRHVLQSLHKRNCLPVDHCVAKIKRNFMVCATTSVPLETGAGNMEATKCTKISLKCPIMKSRIRMPARGHECKHIQCFDLEAYLLMNCERGAWRCPECNKPALTESLEIDQYIWVILDKLSGTDVDEVIIDSSGNWRAAQGMHQGSPLSAMSTQMPSPMSGQMVGQVPGQMPGQMVGQTPNQMGGQMAGQIGPQMPGQIGAQMPGQMGGQMQGQIGQMGSQMPGQMSSQMGNQMPSQMGGQLVGQMAGQMGGPSVPSIKQENTFDDQSKVMSPWDNSQAMSPYMQHDMNAGTPNVPGAGQIRSPFDMYSGGDVGVTDQHTSDTGNSLDQLNAMEKSLTDQMPHTPHTPMHPMTPGGPPSVSSAHNEPSTPNANISNSSPQTPGTPGQPGGPASNRGAASESHQQQHQQQQHTQQSVQQSQQEQIINSLINSQPNGLSNLNETDLNAELNMDNNDGAGDLNLLPDVDPMEILSYLDPQPDLNTPPSSGSSNNNNNDDILSTLFD, from the exons AAAAAATGATGAAATGAACGCCGGCGCCGGCTCCTCGAGGGCGCCAGCCTCCGGGAGCCAAATATCACCACAACTACCCGACGTACAaacgcaacaacagcagcagcaagtacaacaacagcagcagcagcagcaacacattcaacagcagcaacaatccGCTCAGCAGAACAACACATACGGCAACTATCCCACCGTATATAATACGCCCACACAGAATGGCATCGCACCCATCGGCACATATTCCATGGGCGAGCTAGACACTTTGCGCACACTAAAGAATACATTCGGCCCAAATTCCGAATTCACAACAACCGGCTACGGCAACTATAGTAATATGGTCACGGCTAACGGTGGTGGtctgcagcagcaacaacagatgGATAATATGAGTGGAATGGGCAGTGGATATGGGCAG atgagtgccaatcaaatgcatGGTGGCAACGTGCAGAACCTTTACTTGAATGGCAACATCGGCGCTGCTGGCAGTGGCAGCCCAAGTGCCACCAATATGAATAGCACGGGTGGCATTGGTGGTGGCTCTCAAGTGGCCAGTAATCCAAATGTTGGCATGAATGCCGCTTCCAACATGCAAATGGGTCATGTGAATGCGTATAAtggcggtggcggtggtggtggtccCAGCGGCAATCCCAGTGTTGCGCCATCTCGGCATCaa ATGAATCCTATGAACCAGATGCAGAATATGACTATGGGTGCCGGCCCACAGCTTACAccccaacagcaacaacaggcaATGAACGGCCTTGGCCCTATGGCCAAGATGCAAGGCATGGCGAATGGCGGTTATGCACGTCGTAGTGCGCCATATCCCACGCCACAGATGCATGCGGTGCAGAAACGCGGCAATTACGCTTCCATGGGCAATCCGTCATTACAGAATGTTCCTCAGCAAATGAGCATGCAACATTATGGTCCACAGATGCACCCGCAAGCTGGTGGCGGTGTACCGGTGCCTATGCAAGCGGGCGCCTATGGCCGTGGCGGCCCAATGGTCGGCTATGCCAGAGCTAATGCTATGGCTCCGGTCGGCATGGGTCCGGGCGGCGGTATGGGACCCAGCGGTATGGGTCCTGGTAGTATGGGTCCAGGCGGCATGGGTCCTGGTGGCATGTGTCCAAGTAGTATGGGTCCTGGTGGTATGGGTCCAGGAGGTATGGGACCTGGTGGTATGGGCCCTGGTGGTGTGAGTGCAATGCAACGTGGTATGCCACAGGGTCCAGGAGCTTACAGTGCCGCAATGGCGCATCAACAAAATCAATATTATCCAGGCGTAAatggtggtggcggtggtggtggcaTGGGTCCGGCTGGTCCGGGTTCCTTAACGAACACCGGTGCGATGTACCAGAATCAAGG TTTCCAGCAAAATTACCAACACAGCCCAGTTCCTGGTAATCCAACGCCGCCATTAACACCTGCCTGCAGCGTTCCATACATCAGTCCGAATCCAGACATCAAACCAATTATGGACAACT GTGATGAGATGCGACTGACATTCCCAGTACGTGATGGCATCATACTTCCACCGTTCCGCTTGCTGCACAATCTCTCCGTCAGCAATCACgtatttcacttaaagcagaaTGTCTACAATACGCTCATGTGTCG CTCCGATCTTGAGCTGCAGTTGAAATGCTTCCACCAAGATGACCGGCAGATGAACACAAATTGGCCGCATACAGTAACGGTATCAGCCAATGCCACACCTCTCACGATCGAACGCTCCGAGAAAACGGGTCAAGCATTGCGACCGCTATATTTGAAAGCGGTGTGTCAACCCGGACGCAATACTCTGCAACTTACCGCTAGTTCCTGCTGTTGT TCCCACTTGTTCGTGCTGCAGCTAGTCCATCGACCCTCCGTGCGGCATGTTTTGCAGAGTCTGCACAAACGCAACTGTTTACCCGTGGACCATTGTGTTGCCAAAATCAAACGCAATTTCATGGTATGTGCAACAACCAGcgttccactagaaaccggtgcTGGCAATATGGAAGCAACCAAGTGCACCAAGATCTCATTGAAATGCCCGATCATGAAGTCTCGAATACGAATGCCTGCGCGAGGGCACGAATGCAAGCACATCCAGTGTTTCGATCTGGAAGCATATCTGCTTATGAATTGCGAACGTGGCGCCTGGCGGTGTCCAGAATGCAA CAAACCTGCGCTGACTGAAAGCCTAGAAATCGATCAGTATATCTGGGTAATTTTGGATAAACTGAGTGGCACAGATGTAGATGAGGTAATCATCGATTCGAGCGGTAATTGGCGTGCGGCGCAAGGTATGCATCAAGGCTCACCGCTTAGCGCGATGTCTACACAAATGCCCAGTCCAATGTCGGGACAAATGGTGGGTCAAGTGCCAGGACAGATGCCAGGTCAAATGGTCGGTCAAACACCGAATCAAATGGGCGGACAGATGGCGGGGCAAATTGGTCCACAAATGCCAGGCCAAATTGGGGCACAGATGCCAGGACAAATGGGAGGTCAGATGCAGGGTCAGATAGGCCAGATGGGAAGTCAGATGCCAGGGCAAATGTCAAGTCAAATGGGTAATCAAATGCCAAGCCAAATGGGTGGCCAGCTGGTAGGACAAATGGCCGGTCAGATGGGAGGTCCCAGTGTGCCGAGTATTAAACAGGAAAACACCTTCGACGATCAATCAAAAGTGATGTCACCATGGGACAACTCGCAGGCGATGAGTCCCTACATGCAACATGACATGAATGCAGGCACGCCTAATGTACCTGGCGCTGGCCAAAT TCGCAGTCCATTTGATATGTATAGTGGTGGAGATGTGGGCGTTACTGACCAGCATACAAGTGATACTGGCAATTCTCTTGACCAGCTTAACGCCATGGAAAAGAGCTTAACAGATCAG ATGCCACACACGCCGCACACACCAATGCATCCGATGACACCCGGTGGTCCGCCAAGTGTAAGTTCGGCCCATAATGAACCCTCAACACCTAATGCGAATATTTCGAACTCCTCACCACAAACACCTGGCACACCCGGACAACCCGGCGGGCCAGCATCCAATCGAGGTGCTGCGAGTGAATCacatcagcagcagcaccaacaacaacagcatacaCAACAGTCAGTCCAGCAATCGCAGCAAGAGCAAATCATAAATTCGCTAATAAACTCCCAGCCCAATGGCCTGTCGAATCTCAATGAAACGGATTTGAATGCGGAATTGAATATGGACAACAATGATGGTGCTGGGGATTTGAAT CTTCTACCAGATGTTGATCCCATGGAAATTCTTTCATACTTGGACCCGCAACCAGATCTGAATACGCCCCCATCTAGCGGctccagcaacaacaacaataatgacgATATACTTTCAACACTATTCGATTGA
- the LOC129241197 gene encoding biogenesis of lysosome-related organelles complex 1 subunit 4, giving the protein MVERAAEDYAKILQSIDLDREINPICINIEDMLTRLDEFETLLSSVRAENNNILENHVGGIIAFSDHFHNLCKRIDKLEQFVDMVNTNVYEIEKSVDIAELELNVTDYSLKSLLIKPLLAKAKATALGSETVEQSAQSNLKDGEFQSVPVFETNLHFGGSQISYSEEAQEMKES; this is encoded by the exons atggTTGAACGTGCAGCGGAGGACTatgcaaaaattttgcaaagcaTAGATTTAGATCGTGAG ATTAATCCGATTTGTATAAATATCGAGGATATGTTAACACGACTTGATGAATTCGAAACATTGCTTTCAAGC GTACGCGCCgaaaataacaatattttagaaaatcacGTTGGTGGCATAATTGCATTTAGTGATCATTTTCACAATCTATGTAAACGTATCGATAAGCTGGAGCAGTTCGTGGATATGGTAAATACTAATGTATATGAAATAGAGAAGTCGGTGGATATTGCAGAGCTTGAGCTCAACGTAACAGATTACAGCTTAAAGAGTTTACTTATTAAACCACTTCTTGCCAAGGCCAAAGCAACAGCGTTAGGCTCCGAGACAGTGGAGCAATCGGCACAAAGCAATTTAAAAGATGGCGAATTCCAGTCAGTACCAGTGTTTGAGACCAACCTCCACTTTGGAGGCAGTCAAATTAGCTATAGCGAAGAAGCTCAGGAAATGAAGGAAAGCTAG